CAGGCTCAGGAAACTGACGTTCAGCGTGTCATACCGCTTGCGCACCCGTTCGTTCTCGCGGTCAGCCGCAAAGAAGAATTGCTTTAGATCGTTGCCGCCGATGGACAAGAAACCAACTTCGTCAAAAAACTTTTGCGGTGCAAAGGCCAGTGAGGGCGTTTCCAACATCGCGCCCACATCCAGCACTTCGGGCAGAGGGTGACCCAAACGGCGTTCCCGCTCTAGTGTTTTTTCCACCTCGGCGCGCGCCGCACGGTACTCTTCGAATTGCGCAACAAATGGGAACATGATGGTCAAGGGCCGGCCACCAGCCGCGCGCATGAGCGCCTGCAGCTGCATCCGCATCATTCCAGGCTTGTCCAGTCCCACCCGGATCGCACGCCAACCCAATGCGGGGTTAGGCTCGTCCGTAGGCTTCATATAGGGCAGAACCTTGTCCGAACCGATATCCAAGGTCCGAAACACCACACGTTTGCCATGTCCCGCGTCCAGAACCCGCTTATACAGCACCACCAACTCCGAGCGTTTCGGCATTTTATTACGCACCAGGAATTGTAGTTCAGTCCTAAACAATCCCACGCCTTCGGCACCCGAACTGTCCAGGGATGGCAAATCCGCCATCAGCCCGGCGTTCATTAACAAGTTGACGGTCTTTCCATCCTTGGTGATTGCTGGACGGTCGCGAATGGAGGAATAACGTTCCTGTGCCTTGGCCTGCATCGCCATTTTGTCGCGAAACGCCGCCGTCACCATATCTTCGGGGCGCAAATGCACCACCCCTTGATCACCATCCACCAGAATGTAATCGCCGTTCAGCGCCTCGGTGGTGATACGTTTTGCATTCACGACCAATGGAATGGCCAAAGCCCGCGCAACAATTGCCGCGTGACTGCCAACCGATCCTTCCTCTAACACCACCCCGCGCAGGCTGCGACCATATTCCAGCAGATCACCAGGGCCGATATTACGGGCAATCAGAATTGGATCCGCTGGCAGGTCGGCGCTAGAGGTCGCGCCCTGCCCGGTCAGGATTCGCAACAATCGGTTCGACAGGTCGTCTAGGTCGCTTAACCGCTCGCGCAGATAGGAATCCTGGACCTGGCTCATACGGGCGCGAGCCTGAGATTGCTCTTTTTCAACAGCAGCTTCGGCGCTTAGACCGCGGGCAATGTCCTCCTCCATGCGCCGCATCCAACCCTTGGAATTGGCAAACATACGATAGGCTTCAAGCACCTGCATCTGTTCCTTGTCACCGTCCAGCGACATTTCCAGCATCTTGTCGACACCCACACGCAGCTCGTCCACAGCTTCATTTAGACGCTCCAACTCGCGGTGCGGATCATCTGCAATAGGATTGGTGATCACGACGCGCGGCTCATGCAGCCAGACATGTCCTTCGGCGGATCCTTCTTGAGCCGAAGTCCCGCGTAAAAGCACAGATTGCTGGTGCAATGGGGACAGGGCCGCGCCCTCGCCCACAAAGGCGCCAAGCTCGGTCATTTCAGCGATGACCATAGCCACCACTTCCAGCCCGTAGACTTCATCAGCTGAGTACTCACGCTCTTCGCGCGATTGTACTACCAGCACACCCAACTTTTCGCCCAGCCGCTGCACCGGAACGCCGAGGAACGAAGAGAACCGCTCTTCGCCAGTTTCCGGCATATAGCGGAAACCCTTGGCGTTTGGCGCGTCTGGTGTGTTTACCACCTTGCCGTATTTGGCAACGCGACCCACCAGACCTTCTCCCAGACGCATACGCGTTTGGTGCACGGATTCGGTGTTCAATCCTTCTGTTGCACACAGTTCCAGCGTGTCGTCATCGCGGAACAAATAGACCGAGCACACCTCGGTGCCCATGCTATCGGCGATCAGATGAGTGATTTTATCAAGACGGGCCTGGCCGGCGTCATCGCCAGCCATTGCCTCGCGCAGCCGCACCAGTAGTTTGCGGCTTTCAGATTCAGTACTGTCAGCCATGGGCCCTGTTCACGCAATACGGGTGTCAGGTTGCCAGTTAGATTTAGGCAACCTTGTCCAGATCAAAGGCATCATGCAATGCTTGGACTGCAAGTTCCATGTATTTCCGGTCAATCAGCACGGAAATTTTAATCTCGGACGTGGTGATCACCTTGATGTTGATACCTTCATCCGACAGCACTTTGAACATCTTAGCAGCAACACCAGACTGTGAGCGCATGCCAATGCCGACCACCGAGATTTTCGCAACATCTTTGTCGGCGACCAATTCAGCGTAGTTCAAGTCACCTGCGCCCTTGGTTTTCAACAGCGCCTGCTCGGCCCGGACCACCTGATCCGTTGGGCACGAGAAGGTCATATCCGTGCGTCCATCTTCACTGATGTTTTGCACGATCATGTCAACATTAACGCCACCTTCAGAAAGTGAGTTAAAGATGATGGCAGCGATGCCGGGACGGTCTGCGACGGACAACAGTGTCAACTTAGCCTCGTCGCGGGAATAGGCCACACCGGCCACTGCATTGGATTCCATGATTTCCTCCTCGGCGCAGACCAGTGTGCCGGCTTCATCAGATTGTTCTTCAAAACTGCTTAGAACACGTAGTTTAACCTTAAACCGCATTGCCAGCTCGACAGATCGGGTCTGCAGAACCTTAGCCCCTAGCGAGGCCAGTTCCAGCATTTCCTCGAACGAGATCTTGTCCAGTTTGCGGGCTTTGTCGCAGATACGGGGGTCGGTGGTATAGACCCCATCCACGTCGGTGTAGATATCGCAGCGCACGGCGTCAAAGGCAGCGGCAAAAGCCACGGCCGTGGTGTCCGATCCGCCCCGGCCCAGCGTGGTGATGCGGCCTTCGGGGCTAACACCCTGAAAACCCGCGACCACTGCGACCTTCATGCCCTCGCCGAATTTTTGATTGATGTTTTCGGTACCAATCTCTTCGATCCGGGCCTGACTATGGGCGCTGGTGGTTTGCAGTGGCACCTGCCAGCCTTGCCAACTGCGGGCCGGAACGTCCATTTCCTGCAACGTCAGGGCCATTAGTCCTGCGGTCACAGCCTCGCCCGACGACACCACCGCGTCGTATTCGCGGGCATCAAACAGCGGCGAGGTCTCTTCAACCCAACCCACCATTTCATTGGTCTTGCCAGACATCGCCGAGACGATAACGATGACATCGTAGCCTTTGGCCACTTCGACACCAACGCGTTTGGCGGCCCGGCGGATGCGGTCCAGGTTGGCGACTGAGGTGCCGCCGAATTTCATAACAAGTACCGGCATTGGGGACACTCTCCATGCGCTGGCGTATTTCAATCCCCCGCGTCTTAAGCGAGCCGCGATGCAAGAGCAAGGGCAGTCGCCGTCTCTCACCACAGGGGACTATAGGGGCAAACGACGGGTTTACAGCCCGATGACCCGGTGCGACTGTCGGCGCAAATGATATCTATGAAAGGGATTTTCATGCGATTTTTTGCGGCTTTGGCCTGCGCGACAGTACTGCCTTTGTCCGGTTTTGCCGATAATGCCAATATTGCAGGCACCGACGGCACCCGCTCTATTGGTCACATCGACTGCGCGGCCCAGGATGGTCAACCCAATAGCAGCTGCCCGGTCGAGATTCTGCCCAAGGAAGATGGCTCTGTCACTTTGCGTGTGTTGCTTCCGGGTGGTCAGGTGCGGTATCTCTATGCGACCGATGGGAAAATCACGTCGACTGACAGCACCGGGTCAATGGGATCAAAGACCCTAGCCAATTCCACGATCGTGCACATCACACCACAAGAGCGTTTCGAGATCCCCAATAGCCTGCTCGCCGGGAAGTAACATTGTAGGGTGCGTGCTTGCACGCACCACTGCCACACGTGTCAACAAGGCAATCTCATGCCCGCCAGAAACGGATGGTAAACAAAACATAGACCGCCATCAGCTCTAATCGGCCAATCAACATAGCCGAGATCAATATCCATTTGGCTGTGTCATTCAGCCCGGCAAAATTGCCGGCCGGGCCAATAATATTTCCCAGGCCTGGACCTATATTGGCAACAGCCGTTGCAGCGCCTGACACAGAGGTAGTGAAATCCAACCCGGTCAGTGCCAAGCCCCAGGCCACAAGACCGATGGTGACAATGAAGAAAACAAAGAATGAGATCACCGAGCTCAAAATGTCCGGCCCGACAGCCCGGCCCGCATAGCGTGGCGTGAACACTCCATGGGGCGATCGAATACGCTGGATTTGGGCTTTGATAGATGCAAACAGCAGCTGATACCGGAATATCTTGATCGAGCAGGCGGTCGAGCCAGCACAGCCTCCAATCAACCCTGTAAAGAACAGAACGGTCACCGGGAACCCACCCCAGGTCATGTAGTTAGCGCTGGCGTAGCCAGTTCCAGTCAACAATGAGACCGTATTGAACAAAGTCTCACGAAACCCGACCTCGGACTGGCCGATGTGGCTCATGTTCCAAACAGTCAGGACCAGAACCAATATTAGGCCGGTGGCAAAAAAAGCGCGGATTTGACTGTCGCGCAGCAGCGGTTGGGCATGCCCCCCGGTCAGCTGCACAAAGCGCACAAAGGGCAATGCCGCCAGCAACATAAACACAACGGCAACATATTGGGCTTGGTCAGAAAAATCCCCGAACGAGGCATCGTAATTGGCAAAACCACCTGTCGCCACGGTGGTCATGGCATGCACCACCGCGTCAAATGCCTGCATCCCGGTTGCTGCATAGGCCAATGCACATATCGTCGTCAAAGACACATAAATCACTGAAATTCGTGACGATATTTCGGTTGCCCGCGGCAGGATTTTCCCAAAGGTGTCAAAGCCTTCAGAACGGAAAATCTGCATACCCCCGACCCGCAGCTCAGGCAGGAACACCATTGCCACAACAATAATACCGATACCGCCCAGCCACTGCAGAATACCACGCCACAACAAGATACCCCGGGGCATCCCGTCCAACCCAGAGACAACTGTAGACCCGGTGGTGGTCAGACCCGACATCGCCTCAAAGAATGCATCCACGAAACGCAGCTCGGTCGCGCCCAAAACAAAGGGCAGCGCGCCAAACAATGGCAAGGCGAGCCAAACCCCGGTGGTCAGCAGAAAGGTTTGCTGAATGGTCAGCCCTTCGCGCACCCCATTGGCACAACTCAACGCAATAAGCCCACCTGCCAATACCGTGAACACAGCACTTTCCAGGAATACCGGCCACTCGCCCTGTCCGTCCCTAAGGTCAATTAACAGGGGAAACAGCATGGTTACGCCCAAAATGGCAACCAGCAGACCGATGACATATCCAACAGGGCGAAGATCTAACATGACGCGCAGGCTTGGCGCTCAGACCCTCTGCTGTCAAGCCAAAGGGGACTTTCTGACAACTCGCGCACCAAATTGATGCAGGCCAACAGGGACACGGAAAACGAATTTCTCCCGCCTCTGCACAGGTCACCGGCTTTGCCGGCACCTTGCAGAGTTGGGCGTGGCGCCGCGCTTTGCGCGGCGCCACGCCCAACGGGAACCGGACCTCCGTAAGGAGACCGGTGACGGGCGGGAGAAGTTGGGTTGTGAAAAGAGATAACTTTCGAACGATCAATCCAAAAGCCTACGCCCTCATCAACCGCGATGTATCAGTGTTGAAAACAACTGTGGATCGAGACTGCGGGCAACAAAAGTCTCACCGCTGGTCAATACACTGACCGCGTCATGACTGTGCAGGCTTTCCTGGTGACTGGCCAACACACGAAAGTCGCCAATGCGGGGGTCACTTTGCAGGGCTTCGCAGAACAACCGCGCAGCATCTTCAACAAATATCGGGTTGGCGGCGTTCAGCTCAGCAAAGGCCTGTTCATCTTCTCGCTTGACCATCACCTGAGTTTCGGTCGGAACCGCCCGACGGCAGTGATCAATTAGATCCTCAAACCACAGACAGTCCCCACCGGGTTTTACCTGCACCGACAGTCGCGCCACTGAACGTTGAGAATGCGGTGTTGCAAGTTGACCGCGGGTCTCACGGGCGTGTTCGCTGAGCTCTAGCGAACAGGGACATGTTGAGGAATAAACGTAATCGAGATGGATGATTTTCTCGCGGATACCATCATGATCAACCAGCTCTAACGTG
This portion of the Parasedimentitalea marina genome encodes:
- the ptsP gene encoding phosphoenolpyruvate--protein phosphotransferase; this encodes MADSTESESRKLLVRLREAMAGDDAGQARLDKITHLIADSMGTEVCSVYLFRDDDTLELCATEGLNTESVHQTRMRLGEGLVGRVAKYGKVVNTPDAPNAKGFRYMPETGEERFSSFLGVPVQRLGEKLGVLVVQSREEREYSADEVYGLEVVAMVIAEMTELGAFVGEGAALSPLHQQSVLLRGTSAQEGSAEGHVWLHEPRVVITNPIADDPHRELERLNEAVDELRVGVDKMLEMSLDGDKEQMQVLEAYRMFANSKGWMRRMEEDIARGLSAEAAVEKEQSQARARMSQVQDSYLRERLSDLDDLSNRLLRILTGQGATSSADLPADPILIARNIGPGDLLEYGRSLRGVVLEEGSVGSHAAIVARALAIPLVVNAKRITTEALNGDYILVDGDQGVVHLRPEDMVTAAFRDKMAMQAKAQERYSSIRDRPAITKDGKTVNLLMNAGLMADLPSLDSSGAEGVGLFRTELQFLVRNKMPKRSELVVLYKRVLDAGHGKRVVFRTLDIGSDKVLPYMKPTDEPNPALGWRAIRVGLDKPGMMRMQLQALMRAAGGRPLTIMFPFVAQFEEYRAARAEVEKTLERERRLGHPLPEVLDVGAMLETPSLAFAPQKFFDEVGFLSIGGNDLKQFFFAADRENERVRKRYDTLNVSFLSLIERIVERCETSKTPLSFCGEDAGRPIEAVCLAAIGIRSLSMRPASIGPVKSLLLRVDLDALRKIIADARHRGDQSVRPAVMAYLRDLGVSGS
- a CDS encoding aspartate kinase — its product is MPVLVMKFGGTSVANLDRIRRAAKRVGVEVAKGYDVIVIVSAMSGKTNEMVGWVEETSPLFDAREYDAVVSSGEAVTAGLMALTLQEMDVPARSWQGWQVPLQTTSAHSQARIEEIGTENINQKFGEGMKVAVVAGFQGVSPEGRITTLGRGGSDTTAVAFAAAFDAVRCDIYTDVDGVYTTDPRICDKARKLDKISFEEMLELASLGAKVLQTRSVELAMRFKVKLRVLSSFEEQSDEAGTLVCAEEEIMESNAVAGVAYSRDEAKLTLLSVADRPGIAAIIFNSLSEGGVNVDMIVQNISEDGRTDMTFSCPTDQVVRAEQALLKTKGAGDLNYAELVADKDVAKISVVGIGMRSQSGVAAKMFKVLSDEGINIKVITTSEIKISVLIDRKYMELAVQALHDAFDLDKVA
- a CDS encoding TrkH family potassium uptake protein, coding for MLDLRPVGYVIGLLVAILGVTMLFPLLIDLRDGQGEWPVFLESAVFTVLAGGLIALSCANGVREGLTIQQTFLLTTGVWLALPLFGALPFVLGATELRFVDAFFEAMSGLTTTGSTVVSGLDGMPRGILLWRGILQWLGGIGIIVVAMVFLPELRVGGMQIFRSEGFDTFGKILPRATEISSRISVIYVSLTTICALAYAATGMQAFDAVVHAMTTVATGGFANYDASFGDFSDQAQYVAVVFMLLAALPFVRFVQLTGGHAQPLLRDSQIRAFFATGLILVLVLTVWNMSHIGQSEVGFRETLFNTVSLLTGTGYASANYMTWGGFPVTVLFFTGLIGGCAGSTACSIKIFRYQLLFASIKAQIQRIRSPHGVFTPRYAGRAVGPDILSSVISFFVFFIVTIGLVAWGLALTGLDFTTSVSGAATAVANIGPGLGNIIGPAGNFAGLNDTAKWILISAMLIGRLELMAVYVLFTIRFWRA